One Aquisediminimonas profunda genomic region harbors:
- a CDS encoding methyltransferase domain-containing protein encodes MEKTELKVAALRLNPNSQAASQADKGIRLQEGVNSMKVGQNIETGNAAWNFGGNVPDTFVDHIRHSVPLYVEGHDLTCQISDWFVSDRSTVYEIGVSTGELLKKLALHNAHKPGAKFVGMDVEEAMTAKARAHCADVPNITILDEDARLYPFEKADLIVSYYTMQFIPPRDRQALFDRIYEALNWGGAFIMFEKVRAPDARFQDIATGLYNEFKLSQGFDEKEIVGKTRSLKGILEPFSTAGNFDLFRRAGFQDVTTISKYICFEGFLAIK; translated from the coding sequence ATGGAAAAGACGGAACTCAAGGTTGCTGCGTTAAGGTTGAATCCCAATTCCCAAGCAGCATCACAAGCTGATAAAGGCATTCGCCTGCAAGAGGGGGTAAATTCGATGAAGGTCGGGCAGAATATCGAAACGGGAAATGCCGCATGGAACTTCGGCGGCAATGTACCGGACACATTCGTGGATCACATCCGGCATTCTGTCCCGCTTTATGTCGAAGGCCATGATTTGACCTGCCAGATCAGCGACTGGTTCGTCTCTGATCGCAGCACGGTTTATGAAATCGGCGTTTCGACCGGGGAACTGCTCAAGAAACTGGCGCTGCACAATGCCCACAAGCCCGGCGCAAAATTTGTCGGAATGGATGTTGAAGAAGCCATGACGGCTAAGGCCAGAGCGCACTGCGCTGATGTGCCCAATATCACGATCCTGGATGAGGATGCCCGGCTCTACCCGTTCGAAAAGGCGGATCTGATCGTTTCCTATTACACGATGCAATTCATTCCGCCCCGTGATCGGCAAGCTCTTTTCGATCGCATCTATGAGGCCTTGAACTGGGGCGGCGCGTTCATCATGTTCGAAAAAGTGCGTGCACCTGATGCCCGTTTCCAGGATATCGCGACCGGGCTTTATAACGAATTCAAACTCTCACAGGGCTTCGACGAAAAGGAAATCGTCGGCAAGACGCGCAGCCTCAAGGGCATTCTTGAACCCTTCTCCACTGCCGGCAATTTTGACCTGTTCCGCCGAGCGGGTTTCCAGGACGTGACGACGATTTCGAAATATATCTGTTTCGAAGGATTCCTTGCGATCAAATAG
- a CDS encoding polysaccharide deacetylase family protein, protein MLVLTYHSISDSGGPTSIPPSVFGMHMDALAAAGYRSQTLGEFIDWHAGQANDGNERRVLITFDDAFADFADVAAPVLQRHGFSGLVFVPTRRLGHPEAWDGANRPARPLMEWDTVRRLADEGMEFGGHSRTHADLTRLDPAAREDEIAGSAADLSEQLGKPVEGFAAPYGRVSPAVLESIRKHYRVAFGTRLAIAQRDDDAVDLPRIEMHYFRNRRTWSRFLNGHRGYFRMRQGLRAVREMAGGSHG, encoded by the coding sequence ATGCTCGTCCTGACCTATCATTCGATATCCGACAGCGGCGGTCCGACGAGCATACCGCCGTCCGTCTTTGGCATGCACATGGACGCCCTTGCCGCCGCAGGGTACCGCAGCCAGACACTGGGAGAATTTATCGACTGGCACGCAGGGCAGGCGAATGACGGCAATGAACGTCGTGTGCTGATCACATTTGATGATGCCTTTGCCGATTTCGCGGATGTTGCCGCTCCCGTCTTGCAGCGGCATGGCTTTTCCGGGCTTGTGTTCGTGCCGACGCGCAGGCTCGGCCATCCCGAAGCCTGGGACGGCGCCAATCGCCCGGCAAGGCCGCTGATGGAGTGGGATACAGTCCGCAGGCTTGCGGATGAAGGTATGGAATTCGGCGGGCATAGCCGGACGCATGCCGACCTGACACGGCTCGATCCGGCAGCGCGCGAGGACGAAATTGCCGGGAGTGCCGCCGATCTCTCCGAACAGCTTGGCAAGCCGGTCGAAGGCTTTGCCGCCCCCTACGGACGGGTCTCTCCCGCAGTCCTTGAATCGATCCGGAAGCACTACCGAGTTGCCTTCGGCACCCGGCTGGCCATTGCGCAACGCGACGATGATGCCGTGGACCTGCCGCGGATCGAGATGCACTATTTCCGTAACCGCCGAACCTGGAGCCGCTTTCTCAACGGTCATCGCGGCTATTTCAGGATGCGCCAGGGACTCCGTGCGGTCCGGGAAATGGCAGGAGGTTCACATGGCTGA
- a CDS encoding protoporphyrinogen/coproporphyrinogen oxidase — translation MQQVVVLGAGPAGVGAGLMLAKSGKASVKVLERAPRVGGNSGSFVLEGIHCDFGSHRLHPASEPHILAMIQDAVGPDLLWRPRHGRIRLKGRWIHFPLKPVDLLLRLPKGFTAQLLWDAATKPFRRAPAGEPTFASVLYQGLGPAMSENFYYPYMRKLWALPPEELAVTLATRRVSGSSIGKIVRKILGQVPGFKKPQTGGFFFPKKGFGQICDALRTKAEAHGAEFLLDASVTAIEHADGKVKAVRFRKGETETRIETDKIWSSLPITSLVSFMDPPAPPPIAEAASRIRFRGMILIYLVLEQQQFTEYDAHYFPEYAVPISRLSEPKNYSASTEPKGVTVLCAELPCDPHEPLWALSDNELGAKLCEWLAGVGLPVTAKVRRTVTHRLGYAYPVYDRNFESDLAVMDRWVESIDGLLTFGRQGLFAHDNTHHALATAHGAVDCLNADGSFDLAKWHDYRRIFETHVVED, via the coding sequence ATGCAGCAGGTAGTGGTTCTTGGCGCTGGACCTGCCGGGGTCGGGGCGGGGTTGATGCTGGCCAAGAGCGGCAAGGCGTCCGTCAAGGTGCTTGAACGGGCGCCGCGGGTCGGTGGCAATTCCGGCAGCTTTGTCCTTGAAGGCATTCACTGCGATTTCGGGAGCCACAGGCTCCATCCCGCAAGCGAACCCCATATCCTTGCCATGATCCAGGATGCGGTTGGCCCCGACCTGCTCTGGCGGCCGCGCCATGGTCGCATCCGGCTCAAGGGACGCTGGATCCATTTTCCCTTGAAGCCCGTCGACCTCCTGCTGCGGTTACCCAAGGGGTTTACGGCGCAGCTGCTTTGGGATGCGGCGACAAAGCCGTTCCGCCGTGCGCCAGCGGGCGAGCCTACATTCGCCAGCGTGCTCTATCAGGGGCTTGGACCGGCGATGAGCGAGAATTTCTACTATCCCTATATGCGCAAGCTCTGGGCACTTCCCCCCGAAGAGTTGGCGGTCACACTCGCCACGCGGCGGGTTTCCGGTAGCTCCATCGGGAAGATCGTGCGCAAGATCCTCGGGCAGGTCCCGGGTTTCAAGAAGCCCCAGACAGGCGGCTTTTTCTTTCCGAAAAAAGGCTTTGGCCAGATCTGCGATGCCCTGCGAACAAAGGCTGAAGCGCATGGGGCCGAATTCCTGCTCGACGCATCGGTTACGGCCATCGAGCATGCGGACGGCAAGGTAAAGGCGGTGCGGTTCCGCAAGGGCGAAACCGAGACGCGAATCGAGACCGACAAGATCTGGTCCAGCCTTCCGATCACGAGCCTCGTGTCCTTCATGGACCCGCCTGCCCCTCCTCCTATCGCCGAGGCAGCGTCCCGGATCCGGTTTCGTGGCATGATCCTTATCTACCTTGTCCTCGAACAGCAGCAATTCACCGAGTATGACGCGCATTATTTCCCCGAATATGCCGTGCCCATTTCCCGCTTGTCAGAGCCCAAAAATTACTCGGCCAGCACAGAGCCAAAGGGCGTTACAGTGCTGTGTGCCGAACTGCCCTGCGATCCACACGAGCCCCTGTGGGCGCTGTCGGATAACGAACTGGGCGCCAAGCTTTGCGAATGGCTGGCGGGCGTTGGCCTCCCGGTCACGGCAAAGGTCCGGCGGACCGTCACGCATCGGCTCGGCTACGCCTATCCCGTTTATGACCGCAATTTCGAAAGCGATCTTGCCGTGATGGATCGCTGGGTCGAGAGTATCGACGGACTGCTCACCTTTGGTCGGCAGGGCCTGTTCGCGCATGACAATACGCATCACGCCCTGGCCACAGCGCATGGCGCGGTCGATTGCCTGAATGCAGATGGCAGTTTTGATCTTGCAAAGTGGCATGACTATCGTCGGATTTTCGAAACCCATGTGGTCGAGGATTAA
- a CDS encoding lysylphosphatidylglycerol synthase transmembrane domain-containing protein — protein sequence MNEHSASGKAGRRKIPSVWIVRSCVSAAMLALIFHFVPFETVWAAARQFSPGLWLAALGLFVAGHAAAAFKWRMLIGSGISYRSAFRAHLAGLAANLALPGVAGGDVVRAGLVFGQANDKGKLAMGSIADRLLDTLGLALIALVGATYAWGPRLYEATQLRWALVALALVVATGFAAAPFLDRSMARRAASGKVARILGSMIHAAAELSRSPGRLLACLAISMAVQCLFVGINIAFAQAAHVEAPVSAWFFAWTTAKIIAIAPISLGGLGVREASMAGLLKPFGADPGQVIAVGLIWQSVLYASGAIGFLVQVRRPEREKVAMELN from the coding sequence GTGAACGAGCATTCCGCTTCCGGGAAGGCGGGCAGGCGAAAGATCCCGAGCGTCTGGATTGTCCGAAGTTGCGTCAGTGCCGCGATGCTGGCGCTGATCTTCCACTTCGTGCCGTTTGAAACGGTCTGGGCTGCAGCGCGCCAGTTTTCGCCCGGACTTTGGCTTGCGGCATTGGGCCTTTTCGTTGCTGGCCATGCCGCCGCAGCGTTCAAATGGCGTATGCTCATTGGTTCCGGAATATCCTATCGCTCTGCCTTTCGGGCCCACCTTGCCGGGCTGGCCGCAAACCTTGCCCTGCCCGGAGTGGCCGGAGGCGATGTCGTTCGCGCTGGGCTGGTGTTCGGGCAGGCGAACGACAAGGGCAAGCTCGCGATGGGATCGATTGCAGACCGCCTTCTGGACACGCTGGGGCTTGCCTTGATCGCTCTTGTCGGCGCCACCTATGCCTGGGGACCCAGGCTTTATGAGGCAACGCAGTTGCGCTGGGCACTTGTCGCGTTGGCGCTAGTGGTCGCAACGGGCTTTGCCGCTGCGCCATTCCTCGACCGGTCGATGGCGCGCCGCGCAGCATCGGGCAAGGTCGCCCGCATCCTCGGTTCCATGATTCATGCGGCCGCCGAGCTTTCCCGCAGCCCCGGGCGCCTTCTGGCATGTCTCGCGATTTCCATGGCTGTGCAGTGTCTGTTTGTCGGCATCAACATCGCTTTTGCGCAGGCAGCGCATGTCGAGGCCCCGGTTTCGGCTTGGTTCTTTGCCTGGACGACAGCAAAGATCATTGCGATTGCGCCGATCAGCCTGGGCGGCCTTGGCGTGCGGGAGGCCAGCATGGCCGGGCTGCTGAAGCCGTTTGGAGCGGATCCCGGCCAGGTCATCGCGGTCGGCCTCATCTGGCAGTCAGTCCTTTATGCAAGTGGAGCCATCGGGTTTCTGGTGCAGGTGCGCCGTCCCGAACGCGAAAAAGTGGCAATGGAGCTTAATTGA
- a CDS encoding glycosyltransferase family 2 protein codes for MAEQLELVAVAGASTTMKKQKAATPAVSIVIPAYNEEGAVAATIASVREVLDAAGISHEIIVVNDGSTDDTLERARATGVHVVNFPHNGGYGRALKAGIAVSTGPLVAILDADGTYPASYLPEMIAMATYNDMVVGDRGAAMKGVPLIRRPAKWTLNKLASLLAQHEISDLNSGLRVFRREPLERFVPLLPDAFSFTTTVTLCMLASGMRVSYLPIVYGKRVGQSKIRATDFGRFMFLVFRLTVYFQPLRVYLPAGLALFVLGFVKAVYDVYIDNLSETAVLGLLGAVLLWALGLIADMISRLNLRSRADIAAK; via the coding sequence TTGGCTGAACAGTTGGAATTGGTGGCGGTTGCGGGGGCATCCACCACTATGAAGAAGCAGAAGGCTGCGACGCCAGCCGTTTCAATCGTCATCCCGGCCTATAATGAAGAAGGCGCCGTTGCGGCGACGATCGCATCGGTTCGCGAAGTTCTGGATGCGGCAGGCATTTCGCACGAAATCATTGTCGTCAATGATGGCTCCACCGACGATACCCTTGAGCGCGCCCGCGCGACGGGTGTTCACGTGGTCAATTTTCCGCACAATGGCGGCTATGGTCGCGCACTGAAGGCGGGCATCGCAGTCAGCACAGGGCCACTCGTTGCCATTCTCGACGCGGACGGAACATATCCGGCGTCATACCTGCCCGAGATGATCGCAATGGCGACCTATAACGATATGGTCGTCGGCGATCGCGGTGCCGCCATGAAAGGCGTGCCGCTGATACGGCGTCCCGCAAAATGGACACTCAACAAATTGGCCAGCCTGCTTGCCCAACATGAGATCAGTGATCTCAATTCGGGTCTGAGAGTGTTCAGGCGCGAACCACTGGAGCGCTTTGTACCGTTGCTGCCGGATGCCTTTTCATTCACGACCACTGTAACACTGTGCATGCTGGCATCGGGAATGCGCGTGTCTTACCTGCCGATTGTCTATGGGAAGCGCGTGGGACAATCCAAGATTCGCGCAACGGATTTCGGTCGCTTCATGTTCCTCGTCTTTCGCCTGACGGTCTATTTCCAGCCATTGAGAGTCTATCTTCCGGCTGGCCTGGCGCTTTTTGTGCTGGGCTTCGTCAAGGCAGTCTATGACGTCTACATCGACAATCTCTCGGAAACTGCGGTTCTCGGGCTTCTGGGGGCTGTTCTGCTTTGGGCCCTTGGCCTGATAGCCGACATGATTTCGCGCCTGAACCTGCGATCTCGCGCAGATATTGCCGCCAAGTGA
- a CDS encoding sugar transferase: MHYLDTVAETPPRTQARTRTHRSSRDIAIRALDLFIAIVALVALGPLLVFVAASIFLADGGSPIFAHQRIGRGGMRFGCLKFRTMVMDSQQRLEALLARDPVARAEWDRDQKLRNDPRVTRLGRFYRKASIDELPQLINVLRGEMSIVGPRPIVQAERARYGRHFSAYSSVNPGITGIWQVCGRNDVSYRRRVACDVLYARSRSLPLNVRIIAMTIPAVLKSEGSY, encoded by the coding sequence ATGCACTATCTGGATACCGTCGCCGAAACCCCTCCAAGAACCCAAGCACGCACACGAACGCACCGATCTTCAAGGGACATCGCCATCAGGGCGCTCGACCTGTTCATCGCGATTGTCGCGCTCGTCGCGCTTGGGCCTCTCCTCGTGTTTGTTGCCGCATCGATCTTCCTGGCTGATGGGGGGTCGCCCATCTTTGCCCACCAGCGCATTGGCCGCGGCGGCATGCGATTTGGCTGCCTAAAGTTCAGGACGATGGTTATGGATTCCCAGCAGCGACTTGAAGCCCTGCTGGCAAGAGACCCGGTTGCACGGGCGGAATGGGATCGGGACCAGAAGCTGCGCAATGATCCCCGCGTGACCCGCCTTGGCCGCTTCTATCGCAAGGCCAGCATCGACGAATTGCCGCAACTGATCAACGTGCTGCGGGGCGAGATGTCGATTGTCGGTCCGCGTCCGATCGTGCAGGCTGAGCGTGCGCGTTATGGTCGCCACTTCAGCGCCTATTCGTCCGTCAACCCGGGCATTACCGGCATTTGGCAAGTCTGCGGTCGCAATGATGTTTCCTATCGTCGCCGCGTGGCCTGCGATGTGCTTTACGCGCGGTCCAGGTCGCTGCCGCTCAACGTCCGTATCATTGCGATGACAATTCCAGCCGTCTTGAAAAGCGAAGGAAGCTACTGA
- a CDS encoding glycosyltransferase — translation MRVLQIASLYPPKMLGGAEVSARNLSDLLVSAGHEVIVVRASDLDEPDGDETIAPGIRVARLETPHIYPVFRFYDAGRLKKPLWHLQDHFDQRLRPAFGRILDDFAPDLVNVHLLQGLGYPLLKEVAKRRIPVNYVLPDLGLACIRMSMFKNGKDCSGHCAPCALSTRYKLGLIRQQSSVSFVSPSRANLETLSRHFPVKDYPHAVILNPNTYPRPTRARTQSDDLRLLYAGRIHDSKGVEMLLGAVEALARDRRVTLTLAGQGQQEAELRARFGDAPWCNFLGFISHQELADQMMESDLLCIPSIWAENSPGVVIQALGLGLPVMGSARGGIPELVRDRENGRLVHDTTLSGWRAALGDVLDRPEDLKAWRNTAEQDAHRFDARTIGCEMLEWMEASAGRPAKRQ, via the coding sequence ATGCGCGTCCTTCAGATCGCCTCGCTCTATCCGCCAAAAATGCTTGGGGGTGCCGAAGTGTCCGCCCGCAACCTATCCGACCTGCTGGTGTCGGCCGGCCATGAGGTGATTGTCGTCAGGGCGTCGGATCTTGATGAACCGGACGGCGATGAGACTATCGCACCCGGCATCAGGGTGGCGCGGCTCGAGACGCCGCACATCTACCCCGTCTTTCGCTTCTATGATGCCGGGAGGCTGAAGAAGCCGCTGTGGCATCTCCAGGACCATTTCGACCAACGCCTGCGCCCGGCCTTTGGTCGCATCCTCGACGATTTCGCCCCCGATCTGGTCAATGTGCATTTGCTGCAGGGGTTGGGTTATCCCTTGCTCAAGGAGGTCGCCAAGCGGCGAATTCCGGTCAACTATGTCCTGCCAGATCTCGGGCTTGCGTGCATCCGCATGAGCATGTTCAAGAATGGCAAGGATTGTTCCGGCCACTGCGCACCTTGCGCCCTCTCGACGCGCTACAAGCTTGGCCTCATCCGCCAGCAATCCTCGGTCAGCTTCGTTTCGCCGTCGCGCGCGAACCTGGAGACACTTTCACGCCATTTTCCCGTGAAGGACTATCCGCACGCCGTCATCCTCAATCCGAACACCTACCCGAGGCCGACCCGAGCACGCACACAAAGTGACGATCTGCGCCTCCTGTACGCCGGCCGAATTCACGACTCCAAGGGCGTCGAAATGCTGCTAGGTGCCGTCGAAGCGCTTGCGCGGGACCGGCGCGTGACGCTGACGCTGGCCGGACAGGGTCAGCAGGAGGCCGAACTGCGCGCCCGCTTCGGCGATGCGCCCTGGTGCAATTTTCTCGGCTTCATTTCGCATCAGGAGCTCGCCGACCAGATGATGGAGAGCGACCTGCTCTGCATCCCGTCCATCTGGGCGGAAAACTCGCCCGGCGTGGTCATTCAGGCGCTGGGCCTCGGCCTGCCGGTCATGGGCAGCGCCCGCGGCGGCATACCGGAACTGGTCCGTGATCGCGAGAATGGGCGACTTGTTCACGACACGACTCTTTCGGGCTGGCGAGCAGCACTCGGCGACGTGCTGGACAGGCCGGAAGACCTTAAAGCCTGGCGGAACACTGCAGAGCAGGACGCGCATCGCTTCGATGCACGAACGATCGGGTGCGAGATGCTTGAGTGGATGGAAGCCAGCGCGGGAAGGCCCGCAAAGCGCCAGTAA